In the Methylomonas rhizoryzae genome, one interval contains:
- a CDS encoding patatin-like phospholipase family protein, with protein MSQSILERMQAPGPKKILACDGGGILGLMSVEILAKLEYQLRVAQGKGPDFVLADYFDFVCGTSTGAIIAACIASGMSTDKIRQFYLDSGKQMFDKTSLLKRLRFSYNDEPLARLLKKAFDDQLVESNATLGSQKLRSLLMMVMRNHSTDSPWPVCNNPLAKYNDRSRKDCNLDLPLWQLVRASTAAPTYFPPEVVTFAEGTPEEYNFIFVDGGVTTYNNPAYLAFQMATAAPYKINWATGEDKLLIVSVGTGGAAKVLDKKTGVDDLNIIHFAQNVPGALMNAASAGWDMVCRTVGACRHGAAIDREIGDMVVKAGEANFTGPKLFTYLRYDPSVSRAGLDALGLNDVKPENVQTLDSIEHMGDIRRVGIEYAKLHVESAHFKGFV; from the coding sequence ATGAGTCAATCCATCCTAGAACGCATGCAAGCGCCAGGACCTAAGAAAATACTCGCCTGCGACGGCGGCGGGATTCTGGGTTTGATGAGCGTGGAAATTCTGGCCAAGTTGGAATATCAGCTGCGGGTTGCCCAGGGTAAAGGTCCGGATTTCGTGTTGGCCGATTATTTCGATTTCGTCTGCGGCACCAGTACCGGGGCGATTATTGCCGCCTGTATCGCCAGCGGCATGTCCACCGACAAGATTCGCCAGTTTTATCTGGACAGCGGCAAGCAGATGTTCGACAAAACCTCGCTACTGAAGCGCCTGCGTTTCAGCTACAACGACGAGCCTTTGGCCCGCTTGCTGAAGAAAGCGTTCGACGATCAGCTGGTGGAAAGCAACGCCACGCTAGGCAGCCAGAAATTGCGCAGCTTGCTGATGATGGTCATGCGCAACCACAGTACCGATTCGCCCTGGCCGGTGTGTAACAACCCCTTGGCCAAGTACAACGACCGCAGCCGCAAGGATTGCAATCTGGATTTGCCCTTGTGGCAGCTGGTGCGGGCCAGCACCGCCGCGCCGACCTATTTTCCGCCGGAAGTGGTCACCTTCGCCGAAGGTACGCCGGAGGAATACAACTTTATTTTCGTGGACGGCGGGGTGACGACCTACAACAACCCGGCCTATTTGGCCTTCCAAATGGCGACGGCCGCGCCTTACAAGATCAATTGGGCCACCGGCGAGGACAAGCTGCTGATCGTTTCGGTTGGTACCGGCGGTGCGGCCAAGGTATTGGATAAGAAAACCGGCGTCGACGATTTGAACATCATCCATTTTGCCCAAAACGTGCCCGGCGCCTTGATGAACGCGGCTTCGGCCGGCTGGGACATGGTGTGCCGCACCGTCGGCGCCTGCCGGCACGGCGCGGCTATAGACCGGGAGATCGGCGACATGGTGGTGAAGGCAGGCGAAGCCAATTTTACCGGACCCAAGTTGTTCACCTACTTGCGCTACGATCCTTCGGTGTCCCGCGCCGGTTTGGACGCGCTGGGTCTTAACGACGTCAAGCCGGAAAACGTACAAACTTTGGATTCGATAGAGCACATGGGCGACATTCGCCGGGTCGGCATCGAATATGCCAAGCTGCACGTGGAATCGGCGCATTTCAAGGGGTTTGTGTAA
- a CDS encoding N-acetylmuramoyl-L-alanine amidase, whose amino-acid sequence MLKQWTPCAPENFRKGRGGLTPSAVVIHAYPSLQDTDSLFANPKAGESCHYVVADDGSVHQYVDEHDTAFHAGVIVSPSWNGVRRGVNPNLHTIGVAAAVPAGAGWSDAQYASVAQLLNEIAEQWHLAMDAEHVVLHSEIRASKNCTGAGFQRDKLLQLLAAQAAAAPAEFATRFVHIIKNANLRDAQPSTRARVLRTLTAGSDLEVIGFTERGERLRGNPVWYRTAEDAYLWAGLTDQPQPVKAETPLAPPAAPAKPAALADAKPAAAGGPLLSGIARIDDLRSGKNSAALSKGEAVGDGVGAIQDLLSGHGFKGMPNILASSYGNFGSKTLAAVQDFQGRQGLPAGGDVDAATLEKLLSVPAVKPCISQVYLSLVLGIAYQGMQKVLGIVAQMEGVGKFGALNLNTDKAGLSYGIIQWAQKPGRLPEILKAFSAADRELYIDIFGDGDANLADGLIAHVSRPSGGVNSNTGETTNNKFNLIARPWTDRFEKATVQPVFQTAQVQTATKVFKSSLAGIQGYAPDIRSERGIAFMLDVANQFGDGGLKKIYQQVHRAGMQEFDILEAIADETVERIADKFKHGVRARRDGFLETKRLSDKAVDVASLG is encoded by the coding sequence ATGCTGAAACAATGGACGCCTTGCGCGCCGGAAAATTTTCGTAAAGGCCGGGGCGGCCTGACGCCCTCGGCCGTGGTGATTCACGCCTATCCCAGCCTGCAGGATACTGACAGTTTGTTCGCCAACCCCAAAGCCGGCGAATCCTGCCACTATGTAGTCGCAGACGACGGTAGCGTGCATCAATACGTGGACGAACACGACACGGCTTTTCACGCCGGAGTCATCGTAAGCCCCAGCTGGAACGGGGTGCGGCGCGGGGTCAACCCCAATTTGCATACCATAGGCGTGGCAGCCGCGGTGCCGGCCGGCGCGGGATGGAGCGACGCCCAATATGCAAGCGTTGCCCAATTGCTTAATGAAATTGCCGAGCAGTGGCATCTCGCCATGGACGCCGAGCACGTGGTGTTGCATTCGGAGATTCGCGCCTCCAAAAACTGCACGGGAGCCGGCTTTCAGCGCGACAAACTGCTGCAACTGCTGGCCGCGCAAGCGGCTGCCGCGCCGGCCGAATTCGCCACCCGCTTCGTGCATATCATTAAAAATGCCAATCTGCGCGACGCTCAGCCCAGCACCCGTGCTCGCGTCTTGCGTACCTTGACCGCCGGCAGCGATTTGGAAGTGATCGGCTTTACCGAGCGCGGCGAACGTTTGCGCGGCAACCCGGTGTGGTATCGAACCGCCGAAGATGCTTATTTGTGGGCCGGTTTGACCGACCAGCCGCAACCGGTAAAAGCCGAAACTCCGCTCGCTCCGCCAGCCGCACCGGCTAAACCGGCGGCGCTGGCCGATGCTAAACCCGCTGCCGCCGGTGGTCCGTTGTTGTCGGGCATCGCCCGCATCGACGATCTGCGTAGCGGCAAAAATAGCGCGGCATTAAGCAAAGGCGAAGCGGTCGGCGACGGCGTCGGCGCGATACAGGATTTGCTGTCCGGCCACGGTTTCAAAGGCATGCCCAACATCCTGGCCAGCAGCTACGGCAATTTCGGCAGTAAAACCCTAGCCGCTGTACAAGATTTTCAAGGCCGGCAGGGCTTGCCGGCCGGCGGCGACGTCGACGCTGCCACCTTGGAAAAATTGCTGAGCGTGCCGGCGGTCAAGCCCTGCATCTCCCAGGTGTATTTGAGCTTGGTGTTGGGCATCGCTTATCAAGGCATGCAAAAAGTGCTGGGCATCGTCGCGCAAATGGAAGGGGTGGGCAAATTCGGCGCTCTGAATCTCAATACCGACAAAGCCGGGCTGTCTTACGGCATCATTCAATGGGCGCAAAAGCCCGGTCGCTTGCCGGAAATTCTGAAAGCGTTTTCGGCGGCGGACCGCGAGTTGTATATCGACATCTTTGGGGACGGCGATGCCAATTTAGCCGATGGCTTGATCGCTCACGTCAGCCGCCCCAGCGGCGGGGTAAACTCGAATACCGGTGAAACCACCAACAACAAATTCAACTTAATCGCGCGCCCTTGGACCGATCGATTCGAGAAAGCTACCGTGCAGCCTGTATTCCAAACAGCTCAGGTGCAAACCGCAACCAAGGTATTTAAAAGTTCGTTAGCGGGTATTCAGGGTTATGCGCCCGACATCCGTTCCGAACGCGGCATCGCCTTTATGCTGGACGTGGCCAACCAGTTCGGCGACGGCGGCTTGAAAAAAATCTACCAGCAAGTACACAGAGCCGGCATGCAGGAGTTCGACATCCTGGAAGCCATCGCCGACGAAACCGTAGAACGCATCGCCGACAAATTCAAACACGGCGTACGCGCCCGCCGCGACGGGTTTCTGGAAACCAAACGCTTGTCGGACAAGGCGGTGGATGTGGCGAGTTTGGGTTGA
- a CDS encoding MFS transporter small subunit, with translation MQTEKPKQTSRLALLVFWLYVSIPLLWGISSTLKKAMALFD, from the coding sequence ATGCAAACCGAAAAACCCAAACAAACTTCTCGGCTGGCCTTGCTGGTGTTTTGGCTGTACGTGTCCATCCCGCTGCTTTGGGGCATTAGTTCCACCCTGAAAAAAGCCATGGCGCTGTTCGATTAG
- a CDS encoding L-lactate MFS transporter, whose translation MSSFFSKSRITAGAGYNRWMVPPAALSVHLCIGQAYAFSVFNDPLTKVIGINSSTPDDWKLTTLGWIFSLAIVFLGLSAAFGGKWLEKVGPRLTMFVAACCFGGGFWVSALGVYWHQIWLIYLGYGVIGGIGLGLGYVSPVSTLIKWFPDRRGMATGMAIMGFGGGAMIGAPLSVLLMDWFKSAESVGVMETFMVMGALYFASMLIGALTIRIPPQGWQPQGWQPPQVANKMITRNHVHIDQALKTPQFYFLWLVLCLNVTAGIGVLGQASVMIQEMFKGAVTPAAAAGFVGLLSLFNMGGRFFWSSASDYLGRKNTYFVFFLLGACLYAAVPGMGQIGNMAMFVLLYALIMSMYGGGFATIPAYLADIFGTLYVGGIHGRLLTAWSTAGVLGPVLVNYLREFQIEQGVAKAEAYNVTMYIMAGILLLGFVSNLLVKPVHEKHHMKHGDFDELDGIYPADQH comes from the coding sequence ATGTCCAGCTTTTTTTCCAAGTCGCGCATCACAGCCGGAGCGGGATACAACCGGTGGATGGTGCCGCCGGCCGCTCTGTCGGTGCATTTATGCATAGGCCAGGCCTATGCGTTCAGCGTATTCAACGACCCCTTGACCAAGGTAATCGGCATCAACTCGTCCACCCCGGACGATTGGAAGCTGACCACCTTAGGCTGGATATTCAGTTTGGCCATCGTGTTTTTGGGGCTGTCGGCCGCGTTCGGCGGCAAATGGCTGGAGAAAGTCGGGCCGCGCCTGACCATGTTCGTCGCGGCTTGTTGTTTCGGCGGCGGCTTTTGGGTGTCGGCCTTGGGTGTTTATTGGCATCAGATCTGGCTGATATATCTCGGTTACGGTGTGATAGGCGGCATCGGTTTGGGCTTGGGTTACGTGTCGCCGGTGTCTACCTTGATCAAGTGGTTTCCCGACCGGCGCGGCATGGCCACCGGCATGGCCATCATGGGTTTCGGCGGCGGTGCCATGATAGGCGCGCCTTTGTCGGTACTGCTGATGGATTGGTTCAAATCGGCCGAATCGGTCGGAGTGATGGAAACCTTTATGGTCATGGGGGCCCTGTATTTCGCCTCTATGCTGATAGGCGCGTTGACCATCCGCATACCGCCGCAAGGTTGGCAGCCGCAGGGTTGGCAGCCGCCGCAAGTGGCTAACAAAATGATCACCCGCAATCACGTGCATATCGACCAGGCGCTGAAAACCCCGCAGTTTTATTTTTTGTGGCTGGTGTTGTGCTTGAACGTCACGGCCGGCATCGGCGTGTTGGGACAGGCTTCGGTGATGATACAAGAAATGTTCAAAGGCGCCGTGACCCCGGCCGCCGCCGCCGGCTTCGTCGGTCTGTTAAGCTTGTTCAACATGGGCGGACGGTTTTTTTGGTCGTCCGCTTCGGACTATCTGGGCAGGAAAAACACCTATTTCGTATTTTTCCTGCTCGGCGCCTGCTTATACGCCGCGGTGCCCGGCATGGGGCAAATCGGCAACATGGCGATGTTCGTGCTGTTGTACGCCTTGATCATGAGCATGTACGGCGGCGGCTTTGCCACCATTCCGGCCTATCTGGCCGATATTTTCGGCACCTTGTACGTCGGCGGCATCCACGGCCGCTTGTTGACCGCCTGGTCTACCGCCGGGGTGTTGGGGCCGGTGCTGGTCAACTATCTGCGCGAATTCCAAATCGAACAAGGCGTAGCGAAAGCGGAGGCCTATAACGTCACCATGTACATCATGGCCGGTATTTTGTTGCTGGGTTTCGTCAGCAATTTGCTGGTTAAGCCGGTGCACGAAAAACACCACATGAAACACGGCGATTTCGACGAACTGGACGGTATTTATCCGGCCGACCAACATTAA
- a CDS encoding TRAFs-binding domain-containing protein: MTKQCFVVQGFGKKTDYTDGRVLDLNASYEIIKMAVESAGLQCVRADEIVHAGTIDVPMYERLLNADVVIADLSTYNVNAAFELGVRYALKPYTTIVLAEEGFKNPFDLSHIVIRRYKHLGEEIGFREAQKMMAELKAAIQTIAGKPQTDSPVYTYLPQLQPPVATAVVTPAAPAAAAADGGGDSAAGSAKAMLDAAMQKMAASDFVAAKFFWEEVRKVRPADSFVLQQLALATYKSKQPSVVEALHAAQEILRELSPDSSNNPETLGLWGAVHKRLWEECGHPECLAESISAYERGFFLKQDHYNGINLAFLLNLRAVQMLKSGNADEAVADFILAQRIRKQVIRYADKLLDCTEDANKKYWVLASLYEAALGLGDSQAVADWDGKCRAMNVAEWMQDTRVQQADKLQALLSEYAGLRNPAV, encoded by the coding sequence ATGACTAAACAATGTTTCGTAGTACAGGGTTTCGGTAAGAAAACCGATTACACCGACGGCCGGGTGTTGGATTTGAACGCGTCTTACGAAATCATCAAGATGGCGGTGGAGTCGGCCGGGTTGCAATGTGTGCGCGCCGACGAGATCGTGCATGCCGGTACCATAGACGTGCCGATGTACGAACGGCTGCTGAACGCCGACGTGGTGATCGCCGATTTGTCTACGTACAACGTCAACGCCGCCTTCGAATTGGGCGTACGCTACGCATTAAAGCCCTACACCACCATCGTGCTGGCCGAGGAAGGCTTTAAAAACCCGTTCGATTTGTCGCATATCGTGATCCGCCGCTACAAGCATTTGGGTGAGGAAATCGGGTTTCGGGAAGCGCAAAAAATGATGGCCGAGCTGAAGGCGGCAATACAAACCATCGCGGGCAAGCCGCAGACCGACAGCCCGGTTTACACCTATTTGCCGCAGTTGCAGCCGCCGGTAGCAACTGCGGTGGTGACGCCGGCCGCACCGGCCGCGGCTGCTGCCGACGGCGGCGGGGACTCGGCGGCCGGCAGCGCAAAAGCCATGCTGGACGCCGCCATGCAGAAGATGGCGGCGAGCGATTTTGTTGCCGCCAAATTCTTTTGGGAAGAAGTTAGAAAAGTGCGGCCCGCCGATTCTTTCGTGCTGCAGCAACTCGCATTAGCGACGTATAAAAGCAAGCAGCCAAGCGTGGTGGAAGCGTTGCACGCCGCGCAGGAGATTTTGCGCGAGTTGTCGCCGGATTCCTCCAATAATCCGGAAACCTTGGGCTTGTGGGGCGCCGTGCATAAGCGCTTGTGGGAAGAGTGCGGCCACCCCGAATGCTTGGCGGAAAGCATATCGGCTTACGAGCGTGGATTTTTTCTGAAACAAGATCACTACAACGGCATCAATTTGGCGTTTTTGTTGAATCTGCGTGCAGTACAAATGTTGAAAAGCGGCAATGCGGACGAAGCCGTCGCCGACTTTATCTTAGCGCAACGCATCCGCAAGCAAGTCATCCGCTATGCGGACAAGTTGCTGGACTGCACCGAAGACGCCAATAAAAAATATTGGGTGTTGGCGTCATTGTACGAAGCGGCCTTGGGCTTGGGCGACAGCCAAGCGGTTGCGGACTGGGACGGCAAATGCCGGGCGATGAACGTTGCCGAGTGGATGCAGGATACCCGCGTCCAGCAAGCCGACAAATTGCAGGCGCTGCTGAGCGAATATGCCGGGTTGCGAAATCCCGCGGTTTGA
- a CDS encoding 2-hydroxyacid dehydrogenase yields the protein MSKPKVLITRRWPESVELKLQQRYQVTLNPDDHPFSAEELKQALQQYDAVCPSVCDSLPAEVLNVADKRCKILGNFGVGYNHIDIAAARQQGLTVSNTPGVLTESTADIAMTLLLMSARRGAEGDRLVRSGGWSGWCPTQMMSSDVTGATLGLIGFGRIAQAMAGKAHHGFGMKILYVKPSPADPATVADLQAIRCDNVEQMLPQCDYVSLHCPGGAETRHLIDAERLRLMKPSAHLINTARGDVVDSQALIDALRERRIAGAGLDVYENEPKLHPGFLSLENATLLPHLGSATIATRTAMGEKVLANLEAFFAGRELPDRVV from the coding sequence ATGTCGAAACCCAAAGTGCTTATCACCCGGCGCTGGCCGGAATCGGTTGAACTGAAACTGCAACAGCGCTACCAGGTAACCCTGAATCCGGACGATCACCCGTTCAGCGCCGAGGAACTGAAACAAGCCTTGCAGCAATACGATGCGGTCTGCCCCAGCGTCTGCGACAGCCTGCCGGCCGAGGTGCTGAACGTGGCCGACAAGCGTTGCAAAATTCTGGGCAATTTCGGGGTAGGCTACAACCATATCGACATCGCCGCCGCCCGGCAACAAGGCCTGACGGTCAGCAACACGCCGGGCGTATTGACCGAAAGTACGGCCGATATCGCGATGACCTTGTTATTGATGTCCGCCCGGCGCGGCGCCGAAGGCGACCGGCTGGTCCGATCCGGAGGCTGGAGCGGCTGGTGCCCGACGCAAATGATGAGCAGCGACGTCACCGGCGCCACCTTGGGCTTGATCGGCTTCGGCCGCATCGCCCAAGCCATGGCCGGAAAAGCCCACCACGGTTTCGGCATGAAAATTTTATACGTCAAACCCAGCCCGGCCGATCCCGCCACCGTCGCGGACCTGCAAGCGATACGCTGCGATAACGTGGAACAGATGCTGCCGCAATGCGACTATGTATCCCTGCATTGCCCGGGCGGCGCCGAAACCCGGCATTTGATCGACGCCGAGCGCTTGCGCTTGATGAAGCCGAGCGCGCATCTGATCAACACGGCCCGCGGCGACGTGGTGGACAGCCAAGCCTTGATAGACGCCTTGCGCGAACGACGGATTGCCGGGGCCGGCCTGGACGTCTACGAGAACGAGCCTAAGCTGCATCCCGGATTTCTAAGTTTGGAGAACGCTACGCTGCTACCGCACTTGGGCAGCGCCACCATTGCCACCCGCACCGCCATGGGCGAGAAAGTGCTGGCTAACCTGGAAGCGTTTTTCGCCGGGCGGGAATTGCCGGATAGAGTGGTTTAA
- a CDS encoding patatin-like phospholipase family protein — protein MADDNQENSALTALKQQIKALKAQFRFGDARRALEQVPKELASETWVIQQLALCTYKDEELHTETRLQTALNYLEKAKLRDANTADPETLSLGGAVYKRLWECKGQLEHVFESLAFYRAAYERNLTADGCYGGANACYLLDVLAARAQALENRSGLPSADALRLRGEAADLRKRIKVTLDAALKADAKLKKDYWFQVTLGEIHFGLGEYPQAAACLDKAVKAEHDEWMLQTTFRQWVQLARQKGIPSPAEGQKTEEWHEAWQTLSHLLGADTAEALACHRGKVGLALSGGGFRASFFHLGLLARLAEVDALRSVEVLSSVSGGSILGAQYYLEVQRLLEDDSKTLCRQDYIDLVAKLQQDFLRGVESNIRMQALGDWKVNGQLVLGNSRLSKRLFKKTYTRSHKLGELYEKHLYSKVKDGRDAAPRQMPDLLVTPKHGRFQSADFKLKFHNWRRRAKVPMLLLNTTSLNSGHSWFFTASWMGEPPTALDIDCNERYRRLYYHQAPSEDLQHFRLGYAAAASSCVPGLFEPLVLDGLFQDRTVKLVDGGVHDNQGVQGLLEEGCTLIFCSDASGQMADSHQPAGDPAGVLLRTVSVLQDRIREAEYQDMASRLDSGALQGLFFVHTQKGLVPQPLDWLPDDITPSDDSGLTDYRIAKDLQRKIAAIRTDLDSFTEVEAYALMASGYLMTDRQLRDLDAQHRKDGKAGRWGGFDIEAERGNWEFLKLEKLLGQDKKQPSAQRDDLVKQLDVAGKLAFKAWHLIPQLKVAALALGLVAAYFLIKGLIALWGTSWTINATVVIVGIASLLGTIVAPALRWLNPKAEAESFLIKLGIAVAGYVVAKIHLLLFDRWFLQRGRLQRLLGLPAAAATSQEPAAEDRAG, from the coding sequence ATGGCTGACGACAATCAAGAAAACAGCGCGCTGACGGCGTTAAAGCAACAGATCAAGGCGTTAAAGGCCCAGTTCCGCTTCGGCGACGCCAGACGGGCACTGGAACAAGTTCCCAAGGAGCTGGCAAGCGAAACCTGGGTTATCCAACAACTGGCTTTGTGTACTTATAAAGACGAAGAATTGCACACCGAAACCCGCTTGCAGACTGCTTTAAACTACCTGGAAAAAGCCAAACTACGCGATGCTAACACCGCCGATCCGGAAACGCTGTCTCTGGGCGGAGCTGTATATAAGCGTTTATGGGAATGCAAAGGTCAATTGGAGCATGTGTTCGAAAGTTTGGCGTTTTACCGGGCCGCTTACGAGCGCAATCTGACGGCGGACGGCTGTTACGGCGGCGCTAATGCCTGTTACTTACTGGACGTTCTGGCCGCCCGCGCCCAAGCCTTGGAAAACCGTAGCGGCTTGCCATCGGCGGACGCGCTGCGTTTGCGCGGCGAAGCGGCCGATTTGCGCAAAAGAATTAAAGTCACCCTGGACGCCGCGTTAAAAGCCGACGCGAAATTAAAAAAGGATTACTGGTTTCAGGTGACCTTGGGCGAAATACATTTCGGTTTGGGCGAATACCCGCAAGCCGCAGCATGTTTGGACAAAGCGGTCAAGGCCGAGCATGACGAATGGATGTTGCAAACCACCTTCCGGCAATGGGTGCAACTGGCCCGTCAAAAAGGCATTCCCAGTCCGGCGGAAGGACAGAAGACCGAAGAATGGCACGAGGCCTGGCAAACCCTCAGTCATTTGCTCGGTGCCGACACCGCCGAAGCCCTGGCCTGCCATCGCGGCAAGGTCGGTTTGGCTTTGTCCGGAGGCGGCTTTCGCGCCTCGTTTTTTCACCTGGGTTTGCTGGCCCGTCTGGCCGAGGTCGACGCCTTGCGTAGCGTCGAAGTGTTGTCCAGCGTATCCGGCGGCAGCATTTTAGGCGCCCAGTACTATCTGGAAGTACAGCGTTTGCTGGAAGACGATAGCAAGACTTTGTGCCGTCAGGATTACATCGATTTGGTCGCCAAATTGCAGCAGGATTTTCTGCGCGGGGTGGAAAGCAATATCCGCATGCAGGCCTTGGGCGATTGGAAAGTGAACGGGCAACTGGTACTCGGCAATTCGAGGCTATCGAAACGCTTGTTCAAGAAAACCTATACGCGCAGCCATAAGTTGGGCGAGTTGTACGAAAAGCATCTGTATTCGAAAGTAAAAGACGGCAGGGACGCCGCACCGCGGCAGATGCCGGATCTATTGGTCACTCCCAAGCACGGCAGATTTCAATCGGCCGATTTCAAGTTGAAATTCCACAACTGGCGGCGGCGAGCCAAGGTGCCGATGCTGCTGTTGAACACCACCTCGCTGAACTCCGGGCATAGCTGGTTTTTTACCGCCAGCTGGATGGGCGAACCGCCGACCGCGTTGGACATCGATTGCAACGAGCGCTATCGGCGCTTGTATTACCACCAAGCCCCCAGCGAGGATTTGCAACATTTCCGGCTAGGCTATGCGGCGGCGGCTTCGTCTTGCGTACCCGGCTTGTTCGAGCCCTTGGTATTGGACGGATTGTTTCAGGACCGCACGGTGAAATTGGTCGACGGCGGCGTGCACGATAACCAAGGCGTGCAGGGTCTGCTGGAAGAGGGCTGTACCCTGATTTTCTGCAGTGACGCCAGCGGCCAGATGGCGGATTCGCATCAACCGGCCGGCGACCCGGCCGGCGTGCTGCTCCGTACCGTATCGGTATTGCAAGACCGGATACGCGAAGCCGAATACCAGGATATGGCAAGCCGGCTGGACAGCGGAGCGCTGCAAGGCTTGTTTTTCGTGCACACCCAAAAAGGTTTAGTGCCGCAGCCGCTGGATTGGCTACCGGACGACATAACACCCAGCGACGATAGCGGCCTCACCGATTATCGGATCGCCAAAGACCTGCAGCGCAAAATCGCCGCGATTCGCACCGACCTGGATTCCTTCACCGAAGTGGAAGCCTATGCGCTGATGGCCAGCGGTTATCTGATGACCGACAGGCAGCTGCGGGATTTGGACGCTCAGCACCGCAAAGACGGCAAAGCTGGCCGTTGGGGCGGATTCGACATCGAAGCCGAGCGGGGTAACTGGGAATTTCTAAAACTGGAAAAACTGTTAGGGCAAGACAAAAAACAACCATCCGCGCAACGCGACGATCTGGTCAAGCAACTGGACGTGGCCGGCAAGCTGGCGTTCAAAGCCTGGCATTTGATTCCGCAATTGAAAGTCGCGGCACTAGCGCTCGGTCTGGTGGCGGCTTATTTTTTGATCAAAGGCTTAATCGCTTTGTGGGGTACCAGCTGGACGATCAACGCGACCGTAGTCATCGTCGGCATAGCATCCCTATTAGGGACGATAGTAGCGCCTGCATTGCGTTGGCTCAATCCCAAAGCCGAAGCCGAAAGTTTCCTGATTAAGTTGGGTATTGCCGTGGCCGGGTATGTGGTCGCTAAAATCCATCTGTTGCTGTTCGACCGCTGGTTTTTACAAAGAGGCCGGTTGCAGCGCTTGTTAGGCTTGCCGGCAGCGGCCGCGACTAGCCAAGAACCGGCGGCGGAAGACAGGGCAGGTTAG